In a genomic window of Pelecanus crispus isolate bPelCri1 chromosome 1, bPelCri1.pri, whole genome shotgun sequence:
- the NEK3 gene encoding serine/threonine-protein kinase Nek3 codes for MEEYKVLKVLGEGSFGRALLVHHRISGQKYAMKEIRLPMSSSDAENSRKEAVLLAKMKHPNIVAYKESFEADGHLYIVMEYCDDGDLMQKIKHQRGKLFPEDTILHWFVQMCLGVKHIHDKRVLHRDIKSKNVFLTQNGKVKLGDFGSARLLAHPMSYACTYVGTPYYVPPEIWESMPYNNKSDIWSLGCILYELCTLRHPFQANSWKHLILKICKGSYNPLPSHYSYELHYLIKQMFKRNPQNRPSASTILARGCLTKLIKNHLPSEMTNEFEQVLKETKKHEGNAARPKGNVMAGGSSNNKKNNRQSKDESKHSPFERKNITNDLSESTKEERKSDEEVEASDALPGVTDLSHPHRRQWEKRISNTVVDVLENASLLSSSFTSEEAKSGCVINYSENKPRKQWNKETPQTLMNILSNADVSLAFKTYTIYKRASENVFRGPLADETEASDEVDGEHEVVVIDSERLEPRSDEDDTDFEEDDPDWVSELKMVLQHSD; via the exons ATGGAAGAATACAAAGTGTTGAAAGTACTAGGAGAGGGATCCTTTGGCAGAGCTCTCCTAGTTCATCATAGAATCAGTGGCCAGAAGTATGCAATGAAGGAAATAAGACTACCTATG tcTTCATCTGATGCAGAGAACTCTAGGAAGGAAGCAGTTCTTTTGGCTAAAATGAAACATCCAAATATCGTTGCCTATAAAGAATCATTTGAAG CTGATGGACATCTGTATATAGTGATGGAATATTGTGATGATGGGGATCTAATGCAAAAGATTAAACACCAAAGAGGAAAGTTGTTCCCTGAAGATACG ATCCTTCACTGGTTTGTGCAGATGTGCCTGGGTGTGAAGCATATTCATGATAAACGTGTGTTGCACAGGGATATCAAATCCAAG AACGTCTTCCTCACTCAAAATGGAAAAGTCAAATTGGGAGATTTTGGATCTGCGCGCCTTCTTGCACA TCCAATGTCATATGCTTGCACGTATGTGGGAACTCCTTATTACGTACCTCCAGAAATATGGGAAAGCATGCCATACAACAACAAAAG TGATATATGGTCTCTGGGATGTATTCTATATGAGCTGTGCACTCTTAGACATCCA tttcaAGCCAATAGCTGGAAACATCTCATCCTTAAGATATGCAAAGGGTCCTACAATCCACTACCATCTCACTATTCCTATGAACTCCATTACTTAATAAAACAGATGTTTAAGAGAAATCCCCAGAATCGTCCATCAGCCAGTACTATTCTTGCAAGAGGCTGCTTAACCAAGCTTATAAAAAATCATTTGCCTTCTGAG ATGACAAATGAGTTTGAGCAGGTGTTAAAGGAAACCAAGAAACATGAAGGGAATGCAGCAAGACCAAAGG GTAATGTCATGGCTGGTGGAAGCtcaaataataagaaaaataatagg caaagtaaAGATGAAAGCAAGCATAGcccctttgaaaggaaaaatattactaaCGATTTGAGTGAAAgcacaaaggaagaaaggaaatctgATGAAGAGG TAGAAGCTTCTGATGCCCTCCCAGGAGTTACTGATTTGTCACATCCCCACAGGAGGCAATGGGAAAAGAGGATATCCAATACTGTAGTGGATGTCCTGGAAAATGCAtccttgctttcttccagttttaCATCTGAAGAGGCTAAAA GTGGCTGTGTTATAAACTACAGTGAAAATAAACCACGTAAGCAGTGGAACAAGGAAACTCCTCAGACCCTGATGAACATTCTCAGTAATGCAGATGTCAGCTTAGCATTTAAAACGTACACAATTTATAAACGAG cttctgaaaatgtatttagagGTCCACTTGCTGACGAAACTGAAGCATCTGATGAAGTAGATGGTGAACATGAGGTTGTTGTCATAGATTCTGAGAGACTGGAGCCTAGATCTGATGAAGATGACAC GGACTTTGAGGAAGATGACCCAGACTGGGTGTCGGAACTGAAAATGGTATTGCAACACAGCGACTGA